A genomic segment from Halomonas sp. TA22 encodes:
- the metE gene encoding 5-methyltetrahydropteroyltriglutamate--homocysteine S-methyltransferase, translating to MTLAHTLGYPRIGANRELKKATEAYWAGAIDQAALELTGRELRQRHWKAQRDAGLDLVTVGDFAFYDQVLNVSVMLGAVPARFGRVDGEVDIDTSFRMARGRAPSGTPAAACEMTKYFDTNYHYLVPELHAGQRFQLACERLFAEVDEALAAGHAVKVALTGPLTWLWLGKVKGDDPQFDRLTLLDEIVPVYGEILSRLAGQGVEWVQLDEPALVQDLPQAWKQGFEVAYSKLQSAPVKLLLATYFGGLGDNLQLAVSLPVDGLHIDAVRAPGQVTTVIDHLPGYKVLSIGAIDGRNIWRADLAVLRETFGEARLRLGNRLWLAPSCSLLHVPVDLEAETELDGELKSWLAFARQKLDEVASLARLLDNRASPDDDARLQVSSQASEARRRSTRIHRPAVAERLRQVTANDVERTSAYPQRAATQRTHLKLPPFPTTTIGSFPQTGEIRDARRALKAGELGEAEYEARMRDEIAYAVARQEALGLDMPVHGEPERNDMVEYFGELLEGFAFTRFGWVQSYGSRCVKPPVIFGDVSRPAPMTVRWSAYAQTLIDKPMKGMLTGPVTILQWSFVRDDQPRAMTCRQIALALRDEVADLEAAGIQAIQIDEPALREGLPLRRVEWQGYLDWAVECFKLSAAVVRDETQIHTHMCYSEFNDIIASISALDADVITIETSRSDMELLDAFQSFEYPNEIGPGVYDIHSPNVPEIDGMVALMEKALERIPVERLWVNPDCGLKTRQWAEVEPALANMVEAARELRRRHA from the coding sequence ATGACGCTGGCTCACACACTAGGCTATCCGCGCATCGGCGCGAATCGCGAACTGAAAAAGGCCACCGAGGCCTACTGGGCGGGCGCCATTGACCAGGCGGCTCTGGAACTCACCGGACGTGAGCTGCGCCAACGGCATTGGAAGGCGCAGCGTGACGCCGGGCTCGATCTGGTCACGGTGGGCGACTTCGCCTTCTACGATCAGGTGCTCAACGTTTCGGTGATGTTGGGAGCAGTGCCGGCGCGCTTCGGTCGCGTCGATGGCGAAGTGGATATCGATACCAGCTTTCGCATGGCCCGGGGGCGCGCTCCCAGTGGAACGCCGGCTGCCGCCTGCGAGATGACCAAATATTTCGATACCAATTACCACTATCTAGTCCCTGAACTGCACGCCGGTCAACGCTTCCAGCTTGCTTGCGAGCGTCTTTTTGCTGAGGTCGACGAGGCACTGGCCGCCGGTCATGCGGTCAAGGTCGCACTCACCGGACCGCTGACCTGGTTGTGGCTGGGCAAGGTCAAGGGTGACGATCCGCAGTTCGATCGCCTGACGCTGCTCGACGAGATCGTGCCGGTCTATGGCGAGATTCTCTCAAGGCTTGCCGGCCAAGGCGTTGAGTGGGTGCAGCTCGACGAGCCGGCCTTGGTTCAGGACCTGCCTCAGGCCTGGAAACAGGGCTTCGAGGTGGCGTACAGCAAATTGCAATCGGCCCCGGTCAAGTTGCTGCTAGCCACCTACTTCGGTGGCCTTGGCGACAATCTGCAACTGGCGGTGAGCCTACCGGTAGATGGGCTGCACATCGATGCGGTACGCGCCCCCGGCCAGGTGACCACGGTCATCGACCACCTGCCCGGCTACAAGGTGCTCTCGATAGGGGCCATCGACGGCAGGAATATCTGGCGCGCCGATCTGGCCGTGCTGCGCGAGACATTCGGCGAGGCGAGGCTGCGTCTTGGCAATCGGCTGTGGCTGGCGCCGAGCTGTTCGCTGCTGCACGTACCGGTGGATCTCGAGGCGGAGACCGAGCTTGACGGCGAACTCAAGAGCTGGCTCGCTTTTGCCCGCCAGAAGCTAGACGAGGTGGCGAGCCTGGCGCGGCTACTCGACAATCGCGCCAGCCCCGATGACGATGCGCGACTGCAAGTATCGAGCCAAGCCAGCGAAGCGCGGCGCCGCTCCACGCGCATTCACAGGCCCGCCGTGGCCGAACGGCTAAGGCAGGTGACGGCGAACGATGTCGAGCGAACCAGCGCCTATCCGCAGCGTGCCGCAACGCAACGCACGCACCTCAAGCTGCCGCCGTTTCCGACCACTACCATCGGCTCCTTCCCGCAGACCGGTGAGATTCGCGACGCGCGCCGGGCGCTCAAGGCCGGCGAGCTTGGCGAGGCGGAGTACGAGGCGCGGATGCGCGACGAGATCGCCTACGCCGTGGCGCGCCAGGAGGCGCTTGGGCTGGACATGCCGGTGCATGGCGAACCGGAGCGCAACGACATGGTCGAGTACTTCGGGGAGTTGCTCGAGGGCTTCGCCTTCACCCGCTTCGGCTGGGTGCAGAGTTATGGCTCGCGCTGCGTCAAGCCACCGGTGATCTTCGGTGACGTTAGCCGTCCAGCGCCCATGACGGTACGCTGGAGCGCCTATGCCCAGACGCTTATCGACAAGCCGATGAAGGGTATGCTCACCGGCCCGGTGACGATTCTGCAGTGGTCCTTCGTGCGCGATGACCAGCCGCGTGCCATGACCTGCCGGCAGATTGCGCTTGCGCTGCGCGACGAGGTGGCCGATCTCGAGGCGGCGGGTATCCAGGCGATCCAGATCGACGAGCCGGCGCTGCGCGAGGGGTTGCCGCTGCGTCGCGTTGAATGGCAGGGCTATCTCGACTGGGCGGTGGAGTGCTTTAAGCTCTCGGCGGCGGTGGTGCGTGACGAGACCCAGATTCACACCCACATGTGTTACTCGGAATTCAACGACATCATCGCCTCGATCTCCGCGCTGGATGCCGACGTGATCACCATCGAGACTTCGCGCTCCGACATGGAACTGCTCGACGCCTTCCAGAGCTTCGAGTATCCCAACGAGATCGGGCCGGGAGTCTACGACATCCATTCGCCCAACGTACCCGAGATCGACGGGATGGTCGCGTTGATGGAGAAAGCGCTGGAGCGCATTCCCGTCGAGCGCCTATGGGTCAATCCCGATTGCGGACTCAAGACTCGCCAGTGGGCCGAAGTCGAGCCGGCGCTGGCCAACATGGTCGAGGCAGCCAGGGAGCTGCGCCGCCGTCACGCCTAG
- a CDS encoding MliC family protein, protein MPPSLVQPRLCRPAPWIVMGSILLLTGCASAPPVQEQGKPAVVDSSAALAISPQGNEVEIEALVHEPAPLMPSVFFAGGAGEFASWRCQPAQDLVSAQADAELRLWSQLGAYRLAPAVVASGARYVVDDLSFWNRGEEALVESNNGRLACQRDMTRRSMTRIDRPGVMFHGRGNEPGWVVSLDHDAPRLTLLLDYGERELTLPYRVEALDNQEGRMVLTSGQATQPFTLSLEARACFDDMKGDPFPVRVTLGIDGRTLRGCGQGIAP, encoded by the coding sequence ATGCCGCCGTCGCTTGTCCAACCTCGCCTCTGCCGCCCCGCCCCGTGGATAGTGATGGGCAGCATTCTGCTATTGACTGGGTGCGCCTCGGCGCCTCCCGTGCAGGAGCAGGGCAAGCCAGCGGTAGTCGATAGTTCCGCGGCGCTGGCGATCTCCCCGCAGGGAAACGAGGTGGAGATAGAGGCGCTCGTGCACGAACCGGCACCGTTGATGCCCTCGGTCTTCTTTGCCGGCGGGGCGGGGGAGTTCGCTTCCTGGCGTTGCCAGCCAGCGCAGGATCTGGTCTCGGCCCAGGCGGATGCCGAGCTGCGACTGTGGTCGCAACTGGGAGCCTATCGTCTCGCGCCCGCCGTGGTGGCCAGTGGCGCGCGCTATGTGGTCGACGACCTGAGCTTCTGGAACAGGGGTGAGGAGGCACTGGTGGAGAGCAATAATGGGCGGCTCGCCTGCCAGCGCGATATGACCAGGCGCAGCATGACGCGCATCGACCGGCCCGGGGTGATGTTCCACGGACGTGGCAACGAGCCGGGCTGGGTGGTGAGTCTCGATCACGATGCCCCACGCCTCACGCTGCTGCTCGACTATGGCGAGCGGGAGCTGACCCTGCCCTATCGTGTCGAGGCCCTCGACAACCAGGAAGGACGCATGGTGCTGACCAGCGGCCAGGCCACGCAGCCCTTCACCCTGAGCCTCGAGGCGCGGGCCTGCTTCGACGACATGAAGGGCGATCCCTTCCCGGTGCGCGTCACCCTCGGCATCGACGGCAGAACGCTCAGAGGCTGCGGGCAGGGTATCGCACCCTGA
- a CDS encoding metal-dependent hydrolase, with the protein MDSLTQAVLGAAVGGAVLGRRLGRKALLIGAALGTLPDLDVLIDYGDAVANFTEHRGFSHSLFVLSGLGTLLAALCSRFAPARDIPFRHWWLFFVLCLTTHPLLDALTTYGTQLWWPLEVHPSGWPVIFIIDPLYTLPLLVGVIVALFTGNGRRAPAWGLALSCAYLLFALGAKAVIESRLEPALAERGLDEAPRLVQPSPFNTLLWRVTLIEGDDHYEGLMGLFDGDAPLQLERFSRGAQWQEQALALPAGERLGWFAGPFLRYEVHDHGDTPALAATDLRLGFPGFHPFTFTLATRDEEGWQPQYTEQLELDSESRGDRDALTQLARRIFDAGRRLCLGEHVEARWHTEESC; encoded by the coding sequence ATGGATTCGCTTACCCAGGCGGTACTCGGTGCCGCCGTGGGCGGGGCCGTGCTCGGCCGCCGCCTAGGACGCAAGGCGTTGCTGATCGGTGCCGCCCTCGGCACTCTGCCCGACTTGGATGTGCTCATCGACTACGGCGATGCCGTGGCCAACTTCACCGAGCATCGCGGCTTCAGCCACTCGCTGTTCGTGCTCAGCGGATTGGGTACGCTGCTGGCGGCACTGTGCTCGCGTTTCGCCCCGGCCCGAGACATCCCCTTTCGTCACTGGTGGCTGTTCTTCGTGCTTTGCCTGACCACCCACCCGTTGCTCGATGCACTGACCACCTACGGTACCCAGCTGTGGTGGCCGCTGGAGGTACACCCCAGCGGTTGGCCGGTCATCTTCATCATTGACCCGCTCTATACCCTTCCTCTACTGGTGGGCGTCATCGTGGCGCTGTTCACTGGCAATGGACGCCGGGCGCCGGCTTGGGGCCTGGCGCTCTCCTGCGCCTATCTACTCTTCGCGTTAGGCGCCAAGGCGGTGATCGAGAGCCGCCTGGAACCAGCGCTGGCCGAACGCGGACTCGACGAGGCCCCGCGACTGGTGCAGCCAAGCCCCTTCAATACCCTGCTGTGGCGGGTCACGCTCATCGAGGGTGACGATCATTACGAGGGGCTGATGGGTCTTTTCGATGGCGATGCGCCCTTGCAGCTGGAGCGTTTTTCCCGGGGGGCGCAATGGCAGGAGCAGGCCCTGGCGCTTCCCGCAGGCGAGCGCCTCGGCTGGTTCGCCGGCCCCTTCCTGCGCTACGAGGTCCATGACCATGGCGACACGCCGGCACTGGCCGCCACCGACCTGCGCCTGGGCTTTCCCGGCTTTCACCCGTTCACCTTCACCCTGGCCACCCGCGACGAGGAAGGCTGGCAACCTCAGTATACGGAGCAGCTCGAGCTCGATAGCGAGTCTCGCGGCGATCGCGACGCATTGACGCAACTGGCGCGGCGCATCTTCGATGCCGGACGGCGGTTATGCCTGGGCGAGCATGTCGAAGCCCGGTGGCATACCGAGGAGAGCTGCTAG